The segment ACGTTCTTACCTGATAGATTTCCCCGTGCTTTCCTGCGCCTGTTCTATACAAATATCGAATATTTTAATGATTTATTAGTCTTTTTAAATAAGCCCGATTTCGTATTTTAGCCAAGATACAAAAGCCCCGGGTACTTACCGGAATTTTTCGGGGACAACAACTTTACAACCGGAACTAACATAGCAGGTATGGATATTAACTTCAATAAAAATGAAGATCATAACAAACTTTTACTTTCAACTCTCAGGCACAGGCTTTCTGAAGTAAAACTTGGAGGCGGTGAAAAACGCATAGAAAAGCATCATGCCAAGGGAAAAATGACCGCCCGGGAAAGAATCGACTATTTACTCGATGATTCAAAGGAAGCTATTGAAATAGGAGCTTTTGCAGGAGACGGGATGTATAAGGAACACGGCGGCTGCCCAAGTGGTGGCGTGGTTGTAAAAATAGGCCGGGTAAGAGGCACACAATGTATAGTTGTTGCCAATGATGCCACTGTAAAAGCTATGCCTGGTTCCCTATTACTGCTAAAAAAAATCTGCGCGCCCAGGAAATCTCTATAGAAAATAGATTGCCAATAATATACCTTGTAGACAGTGCAGGGGTGTACCTGCCTATGCAGGACGATATTTTCCCCGATAAAGAGCACTTCGGAAGGATCTTTCGAAATAATGCCATTATGAGCAGCATGGGAATTACCCAGATCTCTGCCATAATGGGAAGTTGTGTTGCTTAGTGGCGCTTACCTGCCTATAATGAGCGATGAAGCTATAATTGTGGAAAAAACCGGAAGTATTTTTCTGGCAGGAAGTTATCTTGTTAAAGCAGCTATTGGGGAATCAATCGACAATGAAACTTTAGGAGGAGCTACTACACATTCAGAAATTAGCGGGGTTACCGATTATAAGGCGAAAGATGACAAGGATGCTCTTGACACCATTAAAAATATAATTGACAAAATTGGAGATTTTGACAAAGCAGGTTATAACCGAAAAGATCCTGTAGAGCCGAAAGATGAGCCGAAGGAAATTTACGGAATCCTGCCCCAAAAGCGTACAGACCAATATGATATGCGGGAGATTATTAAACGACTGGTAGATGCTTCAGAATTTGAAGAATATAAAGAAGGTTACGGACAAACAATTATTACTAGCTATGCAAGAATAGATGGCTGGGCTGTAGGAATAGTGGCAAATCAGCGTAAAGTTGTAAAAACAAAAAAAGGCGAAATGCAATTTGGCGGAGTGATATATTCAGATTCTGCCGATAAAGCCACAAGATTTATTGCTAATTGTAATCAGAAGAAAATCCCGCTGGTGTTTCTGCAGGATGTGACAGGCTTTATGGTGGGAAGTAAAAGTGAACATGGTGGGATCATTAAAGACGGTGCTAAAATGGTAAGTGCAGTAAGCAATTCGGTCGTACCAAAGTTTACCATAATTATTGGAAACTCTTACGGTGCAGGAAATTATGCGATGTGCGGAAAAGCTTATGACCCCCGATTAATAGTAGCATGGCCAAGCGCCGAACTTGCAGTAATGGGTGGTACCCAGGCGGCAAAAGTGCTGGCACAAATAGAAACTGCTTCAATGTCAAAAAAAGGTGAAAAGGTAGACGCTGAAAAAGAAAAAGAAGTATTTGAAAAGATCAAAAATAGATATGATGCTCAAACTTCTCCTTATTATGCAGCGGCACGGTTATGGACAGATGCTGTTATTGATCCGCTCGATACGAGGAAGTGGATCTCCAATGGAATTGAAGCCGCTAACCACGCTCCTATTACCAAAGATTTTAATTTAGGAGTGATTCAGACTTGATATTTTTTAATGCTTAACAGGGAATTACTTAAAATCCTTCTATGAAATTTAGCCTATACTTTTTATTAATTCTTTTTACAATATCAGGGTATTCACAGGATACTCTTCACAGACATTACATTTTACTCGAGCAATATGTAAAACTTGGCAATAATCTTACAAAGCAGGACTCATTAAATTTTCAATTTAAAGGAGAAGACACATTGGTCTTGGTTTCTCCGGATTTTTTAGAAAGGAATAACAATGGAATTAGGGTTGAATATGAACCCAAAGATTCCCTGTTCTTAGAGATTTACAAGGATGTGGTTTATGGCAAAATGAACAGTGAACAGAGGGAGAAAGAAACTATGAAATACTGGAAGGATGAAATCAAGATCTTTTTTGCTTCCGGTGTACCACAAGACCACTCCCAAAAATTGATGGAATTTGCAAAAGAAATTTCATCAGAAATAGATTCCCTTAAAATAACCAAAGTAGACAATAAAGAACAGTCCAATTTTATGATCTATTACCTTAACCGGGAATACAATATTGATTATGAGCCTCGTATTAATAATAGAAACGGGGGATACTATATTAACTGGAATGCAAAACAACAAATTTATAAAGGATATGTAAAGATCAATACAGAATTTGTTAAGAATGAAAATGACCAAGTACAACTTTTGTTTTTCCACTTCTTTAAATCCCTGGGGTATTTTAAAAGTTCAGAAAAACTGAACTGTGAAAGCTATTTATCAGCCTGTAGAGTTCCCCGAAGACTCACGCAATCAGATAGAGAAATTCTTAAATATCATTATTCCTATGGAATTTGTAAAGGTGTTATCTTAAAGACTTTTAACGAGTTACATGAAAGCATGCAAAAAACATTGCGCCATAATCCAAAAGCCCAACTATATGTCGTCCATTCAGAATAGGTCAATATACAAATGTGCAGGAATACTTTTTGTTTTTGCCTTTTTAGGTTTTTATCCCATACAGGCTCAGGTACTAAGTAATAAGCAGCAAAAATATACTGAAGCTGATACCCTGAGAGGATCTTTACGCTCTGAAAGAGCTTATGATGTTCAAAAGTATCACCTGCAGGTAAGAGTTGATCCTGAGGAAAGATTTATTTCCGGATTTAATACGATCAGTTTTAAGGCTGAAAAAGATCTCCCGGTGATGCAGATAGATCTTTTTGAGAATATGACTATTGATTCTATCCTTCGGAAGGATCAGCAGTTAAAATATAACCGACGACATAACGCTGTTTTTGTAGATTTGAAGGATCCTGTTAAAGCTTCAAAAACAGACTCTATAAAAGTATATTTTTCCGGCCACCCTATTGTTGCGAAAAATGCTCCCTGGGATGGTGGATTTGTTTTTACTAAAGATAAGGAGGGTAACCACTGGATAGCTGTTGCAGTACAGGGAACAGGTGCAAGCCTTTGGTATCCAAATAAAGATCATCAAAGTGACGAACCAGAGGCAGCCCTAATTGAAGTAGAAGTACCCAATGGGTTGATGAACGTGTCCAACGGGAAATTTCAGGGGGAAAAAGATATGGGAGACGGTTATACCCGCTGGAGTTGGAAAGTTACTAACCCCATTAACAACTACAATATTGTAGTTAACATTGCAAACTACACCCATTTTTCCGATAACTATAAAGATCTCGACCTGGATTACTACGTCCTGCCGTACAACCTGGACAAAGCAAAAAAGCAATTTGAAGAGGTAAAGCCAATGATGGAATGTTTTTATGAAAAATTTGGAGAATATCCATTTGCTGAAGATGGTTTCAAACTAGTTGAAACACCTTATTTGGGAATGGAACATCAAAGCGCTGTAGCATACGGAAATAATTATATGAAAGGTTACCTGGGGAATGACTTATCAGGTACCGGAATTGGCCTTCTTTGGGATTATATTATTATCCACGAATCCGGTCACGAATGGTATGGCAATAGCATTACTGCAAAAGATATTGCCGATATGTGGATCCACGAAGGTTTTACTGCTTATACTGAAGCTGTTTACGTGGAATGCTTAGATGGGGAAAAGAAAAAGCTCTTGAATACCTGAAAGGTGTTAGAAGGGGGGTTAGCAACCGTGCTCCTATTATTGGAGATTATGGCGTAAATAGTGAAGGTTCCGGCGATATGTATATGAAAGGAGCCAATCTTTTAAATACAATAAGAAGCATCTACAATGACGACAAACTGTGGTGGAAAACACTTAAGGATTATACAGTGTCCAATAAGCACAAGATCATTGACACCCAAACTACAGAAACTTTCTTTGATAAAGCCACTAAAGTTGACCTTCAGCCAGTTTTTGATCAATACCTGAGGCATACAGCTTTACCTCACCTCGAGTTTAAAAAGGAAGCTAATACCATCTCCTATCGTTGGAAAGTTGATGTTGAAAACTTTAAAATGCTTAGGTTGATGTTTTTATAAATGATAAAGAAACAAGGCTACAGCCTACTACCGATTGGAAGAAATTAAAATCTATAAATTCTTTAGATGCAATACAGCTTAATGAAAAGGAATTTTTCATCACCACCAATTTATAATCTGATATTATCAAGGGAAAAATTCTAATTTCGACTCTTAACGGTGTTTTCCCTATGGATCTTACCGTTAGGAGTTTCTTCAAATTTTTGCAGAAGATAAATTTTCTTTGGCACCTCGTATTTTTCCAGTGTATTAAGGTTTTGAATACTTTCCTTTAATTGTATCAAAAGTTCTTCAGAAAAATCTGCTTCAACAAATAGCACCAGTTTTTCTCCTAATGCATCATCTGGCATACCTGTTACAAAGAACCTGTTGTCTATAGCATTATTAAGCTTGCTTTCTATTTCTTCAGGAAATAATTTAATTCCGCCGGAGTTAACCACGTTATCATATCGTCCTTTCCAGTAGAATTTCTTATAAGTAACAATTTCTACCACATCGTTGGTAGTTATTATTCCCTCTGCCACTTTTGGAGCTTTTACCACAAGACAGCCTCTTTTATCTGTAGAAATACCAACGTCTGGCAGAACTTTAAAAGGAATAGATTGAGATTTCTTTTTTTGTGAATTAAGTCTCTTGGCAGCTATATGTGAGACAGTTTCAGTCATACCAAAAGTTTCATAAACTTTAGTGTCAAGATCTTTAACCATGTTTTGTAAATGTGGAGAAACCGCACCCCCACCCACTATCAACTTCTTAATAAGGTGTAAACGTCCTACAGAATTGTCCAGTTGAAATGGAGTCATAGCACAAAAATCATAGATCTTGAAAACCTGGTCCAGTGGATTGGAAGACGGTGGAACAAGATCTAACTCCCAGCCCAGGACCATTGCTCTCACCACCATCATCTTACCTGCTATGTAATTTGCTGGTAAGCACATTAAAGCTTTAGATTTTGCCGGAAGTTCAAAAAATTTACCTGTAGCAATGGCTGAATTGACCATGTGCTCCTTCTTAATCTTTATTTTTTTCGGTTTTCCGGTAGAACCTGATGTTTGTACTACAAGGAAAGCAGATGGTTTTACCCAATCCAGGATGAAGTCACCCACCAGTCCTTCATAGGGTTCTCCCTCTTTAATAAAGTTGTAGGCAATTTTCCGAAGATCGGCAATTGAAGAATGAAGTTTATTTAGCCTAAAATCTGGATGAACTTCCGGTACTTCAAATTTTTCATTCATATGTGCTGTATAAAAACAGTATTTTTTACATGAATTGCTAAATTTAACAAAATGTCCGAAAATTCTTAAACTTCTTCTGAAGGATTTAACATTACTGGTTTTTCTACTTTACCAAAAAGCTTATATCCCCAATTGGACCATTTATATTTACGGGCCATAATAAAGAGGAAAATAGGATATACAACAAGTACTAGTATTAGCACATCCCACCCTGCTGAAGGCTCAGAAATATCTTTTAGTATAGAATTAGTTTGAAAGGCAGTCCAGTCCGCAGTTACCAGGATCGCTGTAACCAGATTATTTCCTGCGTGAAAACCCAGGGCCAGCTCCAGCCCGTCGTCCATTAAAGCCATGATCCCCAGTAAAAACCCTGTTCCTATGTAGTAGATCATAATGATATTCCCAAGTTTAGTTACCTCAGGATTAAAGAAATGAAGACCTCCAAAAAATACAGAAGTAATAAATAAAGGCAGCCACCTAGGTTTCCTGCCAGTATTCCAATTCCCTGCATTAGATAACCTCTAAAAAAATATTCTTCAAAGCTTGTTTGAAGGGGTACCATGACCACTGCAATTGCCAGCATTATAAAAAATGGCAAAGGCTGAAAATTAAACACGTAATCTTCGGGATTAGAAAAATAATCTATTAAAGTAACTGTCACTGAAAAAATTGCCACGAGACCAAAAGCAAAAAAGAACCTTCCCCAATCAATCTTTCTTCTTGTAGTTGTAAGACTCGTTATACTTTGGCTATGGATAAGTCTTACCACAAAGAATAAGGCAAACAATGCCACTGCAAAAGCCAGCAGCATCAGGAAAAAGGACCAGTTCGAATCAAGAATTTGCATGAGTTGGGATTCGTCCATTCCCTCCATGTCAAAGCCCGTTTCAAGAAAAATAGCAATAACAAATGGGATTTGACCTAGGCAAAGATCGCAGCAATGACTATTAAAACTCCTATGAGATATCTCCAAAAATCATGCTGATATTTATAAGCTTGTGCTATGTACATATTATTTTATAATTTAAAATTCCAGGCCTTTTCTGGATTGTAAGAAATATTTCCTGTTCTTATTTCAAGAGGACTGTCAAAATTGTTAGTGTAAAGACTACCAGTGCCTAATCCCTGAGGCAAAGGAGAACCAGTAGTATATGTCCACTGGCTAATAGCATTTAAACCCACGTTGCTCTCTAAAGCACTGGTGACCCACCAACCCTCTCCTGAATCTTTTACCAAGTCGATCCATTCCTGTGTACCTTGAAAACCGCCTATAAGACTGGGTTTAAAAATTAAATATTGTGGCTGTATTGTTTGTAGCAATTCCTTCTTTTTGGTTACAGTTGTTACTCCAATTAATTCTTCGTCCAGTGCGATAGGAACAGGTGTTTTACTGCATAAATCTGCCATTTCATAATACTGGCCCTGTTTTATGGGTTGTTCAATACTATGTATTTGAAAATCGCTTAGCCTGTTGATCTTTTCCAATGCCTCAGATGCAGAAAAAGCACCATTAGCATCTACTCTTAGCTCTATTTCTTCAGAAGAAAACTGGGATCTTATGTATTTGAGTAAATCAATTTCAGCATCAAAATCTATGGCCCCTATTTTTAGTTTAATACAACTAAATCCTTCTTTTATTTTTTCTGAAATTTGATCTTTCATAAATGATTTTTTCCCCATCCAAACTAATCCATTGATAGGAATGGAGGCTTTACCCAAGGTAAATTTTGAAGGGAATAGGACAAATTCGTCATTGGAAGATAAAGATAGAAATGCCATCTCCACCCCAAATTGAATAGAGGGAAATTCCTTTAACTGCTCCCAAAGCTCTACTGGACCAAGGTGAACGTTTTCACAGACCCATTGTAATTTTTCTTCATAACCCGGCTAAGTCATCAAAGCTTAGGGACCGCAATAAACCACATTCTCCAATGCCACGTTTACCGTTGTCTTCCAAAATGAGGAACCAGGCCTCTTTAGTCGTAAGAACGCCCCGCGAAGTTCCGCTGGGGCGTTTAAAATTTAAAATATACTTATAGTAAGATGCCTGCATTAAATTCCCGCAATAATTAGAGTTCTATGCTTTCACCAATTTCCAGCAGCATCAAATCCTTGTCTTTTTCATAAAATTTTCTCTTGGCTTCCTCGTGATCTATTTCTATGTATCCAAAAGTATCGTAATGGCAGCCAATAATTTTATCACACTCAATGAAATCACTTGCAATAATTGCATCTTCTACTCCCATTGTAAAATTATCACCAATAGGAAGAATAGCCAGATCTAAACTTGTTCTCATAGGGATCAACTTCATATCCATTGTAAGGGCTGTGTCCCCGGCGATATAAATATTTTTATGTTCGCTC is part of the Antarcticibacterium sp. 1MA-6-2 genome and harbors:
- a CDS encoding M1 family metallopeptidase, whose protein sequence is MSSIQNRSIYKCAGILFVFAFLGFYPIQAQVLSNKQQKYTEADTLRGSLRSERAYDVQKYHLQVRVDPEERFISGFNTISFKAEKDLPVMQIDLFENMTIDSILRKDQQLKYNRRHNAVFVDLKDPVKASKTDSIKVYFSGHPIVAKNAPWDGGFVFTKDKEGNHWIAVAVQGTGASLWYPNKDHQSDEPEAALIEVEVPNGLMNVSNGKFQGEKDMGDGYTRWSWKVTNPINNYNIVVNIANYTHFSDNYKDLDLDYYVLPYNLDKAKKQFEEVKPMMECFYEKFGEYPFAEDGFKLVETPYLGMEHQSAVAYGNNYMKGYLGNDLSGTGIGLLWDYIIIHESGHEWYGNSITAKDIADMWIHEGFTAYTEAVYVECLDGEKKKLLNT
- a CDS encoding AMP-binding protein, which encodes MNEKFEVPEVHPDFRLNKLHSSIADLRKIAYNFIKEGEPYEGLVGDFILDWVKPSAFLVVQTSGSTGKPKKIKIKKEHMVNSAIATGKFFELPAKSKALMCLPANYIAGKMMVVRAMVLGWELDLVPPSSNPLDQVFKIYDFCAMTPFQLDNSVGRLHLIKKLIVGGGAVSPHLQNMVKDLDTKVYETFGMTETVSHIAAKRLNSQKKKSQSIPFKVLPDVGISTDKRGCLVVKAPKVAEGIITTNDVVEIVTYKKFYWKGRYDNVVNSGGIKLFPEEIESKLNNAIDNRFFVTGMPDDALGEKLVLFVEADFSEELLIQLKESIQNLNTLEKYEVPKKIYLLQKFEETPNGKIHRENTVKSRN